AGAAACAAAAAATTGAGCAACATGCAAAGTACCTGAACTAGACTGTGGCTTGAGGCTGTAAACATGAAACTTCAGCAAGTTTGGCAGATCGCATACGagagacttgagcctagatttgaacTTTTTCTCATTAGAAAGTCCTTTTCTACAGCAGAAACCGATTAAGCCTCTTTCCTGCACTCTCCTAAACTGGCTCCTTGGCTCACTCATTTACTACACTGAATCTCTGCCTGACAAAAATTATTCTTGATTACAGATACAAACACAGATTCTTTATTGCCATTGTAACAAGTATAaagaaaggtaaggtgcaagtctttcagtgcaaatgtaaacctgagtaaacctgAGCAAAATTTAATACAATGAAAAGGTAGTCCAGAGCGCAAAATAAAAAAGGTAAACCTTTTATAAGTACTTAATAGCAAAAAAGAGATCacatataaaaaagagaaaaaataagtACAAAACTGTGGCAGTGGATATTAcacaagtgtggcatgtgacctggctatttggttccacTGGCATTCATAGCTCTaaaagcagttgggtagaaactgtttttcaatctatttgtacttgctttattttattgataacactAAGATATATTTTGTCATTACTGCTACATTAAAATGGCCAATAAAGAATTGTGATGAGGCTGAAAATGACTACAGAGAGttaaatgcaaccactggtgaacAGACTCACCTTGCAATGTTCAAAAGTGTCCTTCAGGACTTTCAAAATACAAGTGGGTAAAGAACGAATAACCTCGAGTTCAGGAGATACTTCAAATGAGCCAACATGCCGCACACAAGCAGATAAAgcgtcaataatttgcatcattgcctgaaacagacattaagATCTCATCAAAATTACGTAAAAGATTAAGTGAAACAAAAGGTTTTGGTCTCTAGtgcaaaataaacataaaaatgtaACTAGCCATTACAAGATTACCTGCAGAATGCTTCTCAGCAAGACACAAAGCTCTGTGTTTTGACTGGAAAGTTCTCCAACTTGGTTTGAGATTTCTTTCAACAAGTTATCAAATATCATCACAGCCTGTAGTATTTATGTTAataacacacaaagacacaaaaaaacaataaaagatcAAGAGACTTTAAAagggaaatatgaatgaaactgtaaCATAAATGTAAATAAGCCCTATAAATTCTTAAATCACCACACTATCACCACACAAAATATACCAAAAAAATTGAAAGaagaaatataaaatatacataggTAAGATATAAGGCTATCAGAAATAACTTAGAAGCTAATCTAGCTGGACAACCAATattataaaataaacaaaacagaggtCATACAAGACATAGGtatatacacaaaaaaataaatgtgcattagccaacaaataatgaaaatagaCTCATGTAATTGTAtttaggagaaaaaaaatcaatccaAAAATATGAAGatataattttgtttttaattgaataTTTAAATTTACCAAGATAAAAAGTTTTATATTTTTCATCTGAATTGTTCCATATACTAGCCCCTTTGTATCCAATATTAACTTTTTCGTAGTTTTTACGTGCTGAGGGTAGTGAGTAAGATCTTAATGCCAGTCTGGTGTTATATTTGTGCGCtgatgaaatggaaataaaacagTTGTCAAAAGAAGGGGGACGTAGACTTAATCTAAACTTATACAAAAAGATACAACTGagataaaaaataatataaaatatcaGAATATTTAGACTCTTGGAAATAAGAGATGTATGTTCATTAAAAGAAGAAAAAGTGATAATTGTAATGGCCCTTTTTGTAATACACAAAGGGGTTTTAAACTTGTTTCAAAAGTACTCCCCCAAACAATTGCACAATATGATAAATAAGGGTCAAATAAAGGTGTATAAGTATTTTtcgagtgacaaagtgacaaagcttaGATAAAATCCCAACAACCCCGGAGAGTTTTTTGCATAATGGGTAAATGTGTTCTTTCCAGTTAAGATGATAATCTATAACTACTCCAAGATATctgatgctttttaaaaatatatatacctTATAGTTTATCTTTATGTAAATGGCTGTTGTTAATCTCTTTTGAGGTGGATGGAAAATAACAAAAATTAGGTTTGTCAATATTTAATGATGGCTTATTCGCACATAGCCAACAATATATGTTACTCAATTCCATATTAACTTTCAATTCTAGGGATTCTATGGAATGATTTGCAATGACTAaattcacatcatctgcaaataaagGAAAATCAAAATATATTGGAGCAGTTTTtaaaaatcattaatatataataGAAAGAGAAGGGGACCACgaacagaatcttgtggaactccacaagttGTGGGAAGTGATTCAGATTAATTAAATTtacataaatatttaatttgcctATTATACATAAATTTTTCTAACATTTGATTGAAAACGGATAAAAGAGAAATAGGTCTGTTATTCGAAACAGTAAGGTGACAACCAGATTTGTAAATGGGAATAACACAAGAAATAATTCAGGAACAGGACCacaaaggaaagaaaaaatatacaaaatctCTAGAGGTGTTGCAATAACCATATTGCACACATGGTCCACAAGCTTTTCCTGACCTAAGTCCCAAAATTATATTTTCTATTTCTTTTGTGGTTGTAGGACCAATGAGACAACTATTACTCACAGAAGTTGGTAAggattcagagactgaaacacTAGCCTTTGGTATCAAGAAGTTAATGTTTTTTCCCCACAttcgcaaaaaaaaataaatatatatatatatatatatatatatataaaactcattTGCTATCTCatatacataagcatacaaaatTATAGGAAAACCACGCCGAGTGAGCCTAATGTGAACATTGCCATAATTCCAATGACAACATTCACATAAAGGTTCTGAAGACAGTTTCATTCATTATGTTGTTTACCTTGGGTAAAATCTTAGAGAAGCATTCTTCTTCCAGCTCTGACAAACCAATATGTGGGAGAAACATGTCTGTGATAATCTTCAGTATTCCTGTCGGGACATTTTGTTTTGTAAGAGTTTAGATTTTGATCACATAATAGCTGTCATAACACAAATTATGAATTACATACGTACGTATATGATCATTCCAGCTTTCAGATTCATGTTGCAAAGAGTGCAAATGGTCAAGGACATAAAAAAGATTCAACTGTCTATATACTGCTAAGTCCACAAATATGTGGGCACTAACAGCATTTAATATTATTTTAGCAATTTCTATTATGGCATATTACAGTTTAAAATATACCATCAGTGATGTTCTCAGAAATGCAGAGTACGGCTTTTCCACATTGATTTCCTCAAAACCGATACTGATAAATCTGCTATGCGCCCTGTTGACACACAGCTCAAACTGCTGATCAAATCCAGTAAGAATTGCCACAATAAAGGTGTTTTTTGACTGGTCCATGTGGAATAAATTCAACTTGATTTCACTAAAACGCACGCTTCTACTCATTTCCTTTGCAAGGCTGATCGAGCAGCCAGTGCTTGCTGCTGGTGGGAGCAGCACACAGcgctgtgtattttattttattttttttaaatacaaacacactgctttgtatTAATACATAGTAAGGCTCTTAAATCATCAGTAGtgagtgtctgtctctctgtttgatAGCGCTGAGCCAAAAAAGCCAATAACAGATAAAAACAGCCAGTACAGACGGTTTCTCTTCATGTCTGTTCTGCAGCTTCACTCTCTGTGTGCA
The nucleotide sequence above comes from Thalassophryne amazonica chromosome 10, fThaAma1.1, whole genome shotgun sequence. Encoded proteins:
- the c10h1orf112 gene encoding uncharacterized protein C1orf112 homolog isoform X3, coding for MSQTNSLLDEVTQWSQETCRQELKSFLPKLTSLQHESESWNDHIRILKIITDMFLPHIGLSELEEECFSKILPKAVMIFDNLLKEISNQVGELSSQNTELCVLLRSILQAMMQIIDALSACVRHVGSFEVSPELEVIRSLPTCILKVLKDTFEHCKESEVVYCGRLSLVADLLQGLFKEAYALHKGLLELLDRMSLDSSDSEEIADVVTVIHSLLDICSIISNLDMALHANTWKFVIKA